The stretch of DNA CGGAATGATCGCGCGCGCGGACGGGTATCTGTTGAGTGTGGCCTCGGCGGCCGGGCTGTTGAACCAGATCGGGAGCGCCCCGTACTCCGCAACCAAGCATGCGGCGGTCGGATTTGCGGAAGCGTTGGCCATCACCCATAAAAAAGACGGCATCAAGGTGTCCGTGGTTTGCCCCCAGGCCGTCAGGACGCAGATGGTGGCAGGCGCCGAGGACGGTGCGGCCAGCGTTGACGGCATTATGGAACCGGAGGACGTGGCCGAAAGCATCGTTCAGGGCCTGGCCGAAGAGCGGTTCATGATCCTTCCCCACCCGGAAGTGAAGACCTATTTTCAGCGCAAAGCCTCGGATTATGACCGCTGGATAAACGGCATGGCACGGTTTAGGGAGAAACTCTTCCCCCCACAGGTGTAACGCTGGGGTTCGGCCTGGGCTCGTGAACCGTGTGGCG from Deltaproteobacteria bacterium encodes:
- a CDS encoding SDR family oxidoreductase, with the translated sequence MQIKDKVVVVTGGANGIGEALCRRFVKEGARGLVVADINEDRLKIVAGELDILGIRTDVTKEADMVDLVRQAEEAYGPIDLFCSNAGIISSDAPGWTAASCANDVWQKSWDLHVMAHVYAARAVLPGMIARADGYLLSVASAAGLLNQIGSAPYSATKHAAVGFAEALAITHKKDGIKVSVVCPQAVRTQMVAGAEDGAASVDGIMEPEDVAESIVQGLAEERFMILPHPEVKTYFQRKASDYDRWINGMARFREKLFPPQV